The genomic window AACCGGCCCCTCCTAACTCGGTGATGAGTCCCAGTGATACAAGGCCAGGGACAAGTGGGAGGACCCCGGGCCCTGGGAGCAGAGAGGCGGCCCCGGGTGCTACTAAACCGGGTGAGAGGGCAAGACGCCCAAACTCTGTGTCCTGAGCCCagatgtgggggggtggggggccctcacGCCGACCCCTCCTCCCTTGCTGGTGCAGCCCAGGCCCGGCGGAgacaggggtgggtggggcgAGCAGCAGTCCAGGCCTCCCAGGAGGCTGTGAGCTCACACACGTGCCCCCAGTGGGCCAGGTAAACAGGATGGGTGCCTGGGTCAGCTGCTTCCTCCCACTCATTCCCTGGGGGTGGCTGGCCCGCCCAGCTCCCCTGCTCCGCACCCAGCTTTCTCAGCCAAGAGCAGCCCGAGTGCTGAGACGCCCTGGTGACCGCTCTGGGGCTGGCCACTTCCTTCCCCGGCACCCGGGGTCCCCACTGAGGGCAGCCTCACAGCTCCCAGGCCCTCTGCGGGCTGGAAGGTACAGGAGAAGGTGAGGACAGTCACCTTTAGGTGACAGTATGGGCGGGAAGACAGATGGGAGAGACAAAGGCCACCAAAACCAAGGCAGCAAGGCCAAGAAAGGGCACCTGCCTCTCATCCTGGTGCCCCTGACCCAGGCTGGCTTCCACCTAGTGGGTCCCGCCCCACTGGGTTCCTACGCTGGCCTCCCTGGTTGGGTCCTGCCTGTGGTTCCTCTCTCCTCAGtcccctccatcccaccaccTCTAGGAGACGCCAACCACCTGTCTCCTCGgatgcccccatccccaccctgcgCCCCAAATTCCTAAGGTTGGGAAATCGGAACACTTTTGCACCTGCCTCATcccatgtctccctccctccctgatgCTTGGGCTCCCTCTCTGTTTCAACACAGATTCTCGGACTCACAATTACAGCTCATTACCCTATCGGTGGCTGGCCCTGAGTCAcgagggagggacacagggctgcccagccctgccacctTCTCCCAAGCTGCAGTATAAGGAgtagaggcagggaggaggactctgggaaggcaggggagtctgggaaaggagggagaaggctgCACAcctagagggagggagaagtccgaaggaagaagagaacagaggagaCCAcgcagcagggaggaggagacagggcagagagaaataaattcgggtgggaagaaggcaggagggagagaaggagcgagGCGGAGATGAGGTTGCAGGGCTCCCTGGCCTGCCTCCTGCTGGCCCTGTGCCTGGGCAGCGGGGGGGCCGGCCCGTTGCCGAAAGAAGGGGAGGGTGCGGGAGCAGGTGTCGAGGAGGCCGTGGGACACGGGATGGGAGACGCCATTGGAAAGGGGGTGGGAGATGCCATCAGCCAAGGAGTCGAAGAGGCTGCTGGCAAAGGGACCGGAGAGGCCGCCGGCTCTGCAAGCAGGGGGGCCACGAGCCGTGGCGCGGAGGAGGCAGCCCACGTCCTTGGGAACCCTGGGggtgaggcaggcaggcaggctgagAACATCATTCGCCGCGGAGGAGATGCGGTTCACAGCTCCTGGCAGGGCGTGCCTGGCGGCAACGGTGCTTGGGTGAGTAGCGGGAAGCTGGGTGTGGAAATGGGAGGCCGTGGGCCCCCGGGCTGAGAGTCTTGGAGCGGGTTGGAAGGGTGACCCATGGGAAGGAAGGTGTCTTACTTGTGGCTGTCTGCGGTGGTTTCCCTCCACGTGATGCGGCCTTCCTCTGCCGCCTTGGGGTCTCCGTCCCCCTGCCTCGGCCTTTGTCCCGCCCTCCCCTGTCACCAGGCGGATGGTCACGCACACTAAGTGTGGGCGCGTTGCTCTTGCAGGGAACCCATGGCCAACCTCCCTCTGGAGGCCATGGCATCTTTGGCTCCCAGGGTGGCTTTGGAGGCCACAGCCAGGGCAACCCTGGAGGCCCGGGGACTCCTTGGGGCCAGGGATACCCCGGAGGTTCAGATGGCAGCTTCGGAACCCACTCTCAGGGAGGCGCCTGGGGCCAAGGAGCCAACGGAGGATCTTTGAACTTGGGGCCCAACGCTCAGGTACGGTAACCACCCAGCCCTGATGCTCGCCACCTCCCGCCCTTCGAGCCCACAGTCCCCACGCCTCCCTCATCTGTCGGTCAGTCCCCATCAGTCCCCCGCTCAGCCTGCCCCTCTCTGCAGGGGACCGTGGTCCAGCCCGGGTACGGCTCAGTGAGAGGCAGCAGCAACTCACACACAGAGGTGAGGGGACGGGTGTGGGCCAAGCAGAGGGTGTTCGGGTGCGTGGGACAGAAAGGAGGCgaattgaagaggaaagaaagaaggattggggcggggtggggggagcggacTGAGGGACAAGGCAGCTTGGACAGGGAAGAGACGGGCCGGGCCAGGTgaccaggaggaggggaggggagtgggacgGGGCGTGGGGGAGAAACACGTGGGGAAAGGGGCCAAGCCGCAGGAAGCGGGAGAGCCCGGCCGCGAGGGCAGGGGCTCTGACTGAGGTCTGGAAACTCTCCCCTGCAGTGCACCAACCCCCCGCCGTCCGGCTCAGGTGGAAGCTCTGGCAACTCCCGGGTAAGGGGACAGGCGACTGGGCGGCTGGGGGCATTTTGCACAGCGGACGATGGAGTCTCTGCTCCCCTGAGACCGTGCAGGGAATGTGCctgagcaagagggggagggcgagggggaggggagcaaatGATCCTGATGTTCTCGACTCTGGTTCTCACTCtggtctcttcctgcccctcaggGAAGCGGTGGCAGCGGCGGTGGCAGCGGCGGTGGCAGCGGCGGTGGCAGCAGCAGTGGCAGCGGCGGTGGCAGCAACGGTGGCAGCAGCGGTGGCAGCGGCGGTGGCAGCAGTGGTGGCAGCGGCGGTGGCAGCAGCGGCGGCAACGGTGGCAGCAATTATGGGCCCAGCTGGGTGAGTCCTGCTCCCCCTTGAAGGCAGAGGTGCAGCCCGGACCCCGGCGGTCCCTGCGGAGGAGACAGCCTCCAAGGTCTTCCCGAACGCTGGCGTCGCTGTGGCCCCGTCCTGGGCCCCTCGGCCCCTGCACCCCACCTTCCCGGCCCCAGCAGGCGGGGTTCCTTACACACACCCCCTAGGTCCCCACAAGGGGTGCCCTGCCTGCTGCCAGCTCACGGGGCTCCCGTGTCTTCTGCTCCACGCGGGTGGGGTGCTCTCCCTCCCGCCTCACCCACTGCTGTGCCAGTGTCCACTGGGCAGATCTGACAAGAGACGGGGGTGGCAGACGGAAGGAGAGGGGTGGACACGGGAAAACAGGACACCTGCTTGGGAAGCTCCCCGGGGAACAGGGGCAAGCCTGTCGCACACATGGAGAGAGGACATTTATGGAGCCGTGGTGTAGATGACACTGATACATACGGGACACGTGGGGCCCCTACAAAAGGGGtgaggggccaggaggggacCACGGGCTCAGCGTGGGCTCTCCCACGGAGGGGTCTGCCGTGGGGAGCACCATCGGCTTCCTTAGATATCTGGGAAAGGTGTCAGGCCACAAGAGGGAGGTGACTAGGACGAGCCAGGCCACGTAAACTGCTGTAATTTACTGCTCCTTGTACTACCTGCTTCCCCATCTAGGACCGTCCCTTAGAAAATTCTAGGAATTTTGATCAAAGCAGCTACTCAGGCTCCCAGGTAATTACGGATCTAGGGGTCCCTTCCCCTTTCCAGGttccaggagagggggagaggaggagagtcaGGAGGACAGACAGAGCCCCTGGGTGCCAGGGTCAAGGCTCTTCACTTCTggcctgtggggtgggggagggaagaggagacaaGAGCTCGGAATCCCCAAACTGGCCCACATTTCCAAATACACTTGGCCACACGGACCTTTGTGCCCCGAATAACTTCCCTCGGTGACTGGCTAGCTAAAGACGGGAAGAGATGGAGGTTGGGGACAGGGGAGTAAAGAGAATCATAACACCCTGGAAACGATCTGGTTCTGGCTGAGTGCTTCGGAGGCCCCGTATGGACTCTTGCTTTCCCTCGTAGGGACACACTTCTGGCTCTTCCTCGGGTAGCAGTGGCGGCGGAAGCGGTGGTGGAAATAAACCCGAGGTGAGTGTCCGCTGCGTGCACACCTGCACAGATCTCCCTCCTTTCCCCGGATGGGAGGGAAAAGAGGGGGTGCCGAGGCCCCTCGAATGACGGGAGAGTTGGGAGAGCGACGGCCAGAGCTGAGAGGGGGTGCGCtgctgggggtgggtgtgggCTAGCCTTGGGGGTAATGGGGGCTGGGATTGGTTTCCAGGTGGCAACAGAGAGaaagccttctctctctctctctctctctcagtgtgaCAACCCAGGGAATGAAGTCCGCGTGTCTGGAGGATCTGGGGGTCAGGTAAGAGCCAAACTTAGGACTGTGCCCACCCCTGCTCAGCCCCAACTCCGTCTGTGGGGAAGAAACCGAATCTCCAAAATAATAATGAATGGCAAATCCCCACGTGGTGTGCCTCACTTTATACCATGGATGGGGCGGTGAAAAATCACATAGAAACCGGTCCTTTTAGAAACGTCATCATTTCAAATGACCTACACCCACCTGGCCAACAAACAGAGTCCCGTGACCTCTTTGACAGCGTTGGAAACCGTGTGTGGAAAGCGTGCGCTTCCCTCCTGGTTATTCTGGAAATCTGGGCTTTCTGTCAGCACCTGCAGCACTGACAAGAGGAAGTGTTACGCTAAGGTCCCCACCAATCACCTACGGTTCTTGAGGTTCTGAGTcagcaggcctggggtggggctgagattCTGGTTTCTATCAGGTTCTGGGCAAAGCAGATGGGGCTCGACTGTGGCTGGTGCGAGCGCGGCCGACCATCGGGGAGAAGGCTCCCTGAATAACAGGCTCTTCGGATATTAGAGATACTAACCTCGATGGGTAGACAGGTGTCAGAAAAGCTCCCAGCCTGTAATTCTGTCTCTAGTTTTTTATGTAGCAAAGTCTTAAATATGTAGTCAAACATATCAGTCTTTTCTTCTATGGTTTCTGCTCTTAAGAACAcaaaggcttttattttcttctagaactaCTTCTATAATTTCATTGTTTCTATTTAactctttaatccatctggaCTTGACTTTGCTGTATACAATCTAATCCAGTTCCTCAGATCAGCTGGACTCAACAACCACACTTTGGATCAGAGCTGTGGTGCTCTCTTATGAGGggaaaatcagataaaaacagaaggGAGGGAACCAGTGAGGTATAACTGTCCCCCttacaccctccccccccaaataccGAACTGGTGTTCCCAGCTGTGTGCACTGAATTATTTCTACCACTGATGTAAAAATGCTGCTTGTAAATACCTTCATATTTTGGGAGAGCTTCTGCAGGggttgtaccttttttttttttaagtctatttatttattttgagggagaaagtgtaagtgggggaggggagagagacgcagagcataggtgggggaagggcagagagagagggagacacagaatctgaagcgggctccgggctctgagctgtcagcacagggcccgatgaggggctcgaacccatgaaccatgcgatcatggcctgaactggagtcggatgcttaaccgactgagccacccaggcgcctaggGAGCTCTACTTGGTTAAACGGGCTCatctgtgctgggcactgcttTCTTTATGGCACATGAATATCTACCAGTACAGGTCCTCCCTTGCTGCCTgtcttttccagtgttttctcacCTATTCTTAGACACTTACTCTCCCAGATGAATTCCAGGATTATTTTGACATGTTCCAAAAGAGAATCCCATGAGCATTTATAGAAGAATTGTATTAAATCGGCACCAACATTTGCAGGGATGGACCCAAGATCTAAAACAATGACCTGTGTTTCGTGTCTCATCCTTCAGGGCTTCCAAGGAGGACAGGGAGGGCCCGGCAGCTCTGGTGACATCAGGGTAAGGAGATGACAGGCCTTGAGAGTAGAGACTGGTGGCAGGAGAACGGGATGGTGATCACCTCTGCAGTAGTGATACCAACAGGGCAGATAGTCTCACGTCGCAGCCCAGTCTTGACCTTGGCCCTGGGAATTCATCTTAGTCCCGAGGAGTGGGGGTCTGGAGGCGCCTACCTCTCACTCAGGAGGAGACAAGCCAGGCTACTTCCGGGCCTCCTCGGCTCCCACTGACTCTCCAGCTAGCGTCACCCTTCTGACCAAAGCAAAACATCAGCCCAGCCTGGGCCCTGCAGTTTGAATCACTTTAGTCCAACGGTCTGGCTGGCTTCCACCTCAAAACCAGAGGATAATTCAGATGCTTTGATGGCAAGGACCCTTCCTGGTGGATTTTGGGCAGTTTgcagacatgaaaagaaagaggTGGTTATGTCACCTGTAAGTATCTTAAGTGTGCAATAGCCCGGTCGACAAGAAGTTGACGCAAGATTTTCCAGGGAAGATGGAGCTGCCTGGGGAGAAGAGCCTCTCTGGGGGTCCTGGGAAATCTCCAGTCCCCTGATTCAGGAGACCCTTGCCCACATTCTGCTCTCCTGCCCTCTCGTCCCGCATCTTCCCTGCTTCCCCACCGactcttctccattttctgtctccccaggAAATAAGCAAAGAAGGCAGTCACCTCGTTGGGGGCTCCCAAGGCAATTATCAGGTGAGCAGGGACAGCTTTCCGAGAAGggacggtggggggtggggacagagtgcTAAGGGACcgggaaaagaaatagaagcatcGGTGTCTTCTCGCTTCTGCTCGGAGTCTGTGGCGGGTAACTGTCAGGAGACCAGATGGGGGTCTGGGATCCCTGtctcctccattcattcattctctccttcctttgaaTGGCCGTCAGAGCCACATTATCACTGAAGGGAAGGATAGCCGGAGGTAACAGAGGGGTCAAGGGGCTGTATTTGGGAACCACACTTAAGAAGGCAGTGTTGACAAGTGGGAAGGCAGTGAATTTTGAGGTAGTAGTTGGGGGTTCAAATGACAGCTGTATCACCTGTCATCTGTGCATCTTCAGACTGGTCagttgacctctctgagcctgggccTCCTCTTGGGTCAAATGGGGCCAGCAAAGCGAGCAAACttgctcaccaccccccccccaccgcctgaGTTACGGCAGAACTTTCTGCGACCACTAAGGTGGTTCAGAATCTGGACCCTGGAGGCCAACAAGGAGACAGATCCTGAGGCAAGCTGCCGACGGCTCTGActttagtttccttgtctgtacaGTGGAGACATCTCCACGCAGGAACGTGGCAGGTTAAGGCACCGTGCTAGGCGCCTCGTGGATCACACGTCACATACCAGCAGTGTTTGGGGGGCAGGctatgcgggggtgggggggggtggggggcagagtcaGAGTATGAATATGATTCAAGGGACTGGGCAGGGTTATTCTAGGAAGTGGCAAATAGTCCAGGAAGGGGGGCTTCCTAGCTGCTgtgtgaaaaagaagagaaggtggCTTTACAGAGAGTACACAGAGCTTGAGCCAAGGCAGAGGTGGTGAGCCAGGAGCAGGTGGCCAGGTGGCACGCGTGACCGGAGGCACAGGCTTTGAAAATCAGTCCCCCTTCCTACCCAGTGGCAAGGGTCCGGTGGTGAAGCTGTCAGTGGGATCAATACCTTGGTGAGTGGAGGCATCACCCCACCTTGGGCCCGGACCGTGGTGTCAGGCAACCCACGGGTCCCCTCCTGAGCCCCAGAGCgcctgcccctgcctctggctcACAAGCCGGCTTCCCACTCTCATCCCATTTCTCCCCGATGCCTTAGAACTCTCAGACATCTCCTGGGCTCTTCAACTTCGACACTTTCTGGAAGGTGAGTTCGGCCAGGTGGCTCTGCTCACTCTGTTGGCAAGACAAacccctgtccctctgccccgcAGGCTGAAGTCCTCTTTCCATAACCAACCACCGTCAGTGGTGGACCTTGACCTCTCCTGCCCCGAGGCCCTGAGCCAATTGCATTATGACCCAAtttgccattttcctttttttttttgtcttttcctctgcAGAATTTTAAATCCAAGCTGGGTTTCATTAACTGGGATGCCATAAACAAGGTAAGGGCTGGAAGGCTATGCCATTCCGATCCCCAGGAGAGAGGGGACTGGAGAAGAGGTGTGGGGACCTGGGGAGATGATGGTGGCCACTAAGGGAGCGTTTTGTCCAGTGCTTAAAAAGAGGGACAGGAATGACAAGGAAGGACAGAGGGGTGGGCTGGGAGTCGGGGATGAGGGAGTGCCTCTTTCGGGTCTCAAGCAGAGGGAAGCTTGAGCTTCTCTGAAGCTCAGTTTCCCCTTCGAGACCTGGAAGGTTAAGGGGAGCGTGAAGAGGCCTAGTCCTCGGGAAACCGGAGAGGCCGCAGAGGCCGGGTAGGCGGCGGACTGCACCTTAGTCGGGAGGACCGGGAGGGAGGACCGCCGGCTGAGAGAGGAGGGAGTGTGTCCCAGGTGCCTGCTAGGGGCCAGGCGTGGTGGGCTCCGAGCCCGCGTGATCTTAGGAGGCGCTTGGGGCCCTGAACCCCCTtctgcttcctccctgcccacGCCTTCCACGTTCAGGGGACCCCCTGGCAGGTTGATTTGACACCCGAATAGCAGAGGCAGATAAACAACCCACACAAATACCAAAGGCAGAATTTGCAAATGACGGTCGAGCTGGTGTGCTTTGTTTgatccactcttttttttttaattaaatgtttatttattgagagagagagagagagagagagagagctcgccTGCGCGCCCGTGAGAGCACGAGCGgggtaagagcagagagagagggagagggagaatcccaagcaggctccacactcagcatggagcccaatgtggggctggatctcaccaaccatgagatcatcacctgagccaaaatcaagagtcggacgcttagccgactgagccacccaggtgcccggtgatctattcttttttttttttttttttaaagcattatgaACTAATTGCCAAAGtttaaaaactgagagattttacAAAATGACTTGGAATTCCGGCTTCTGAAAAATGTGGCAACGCGGGGCCCCTCTTTCCTCGAGCTCCCAGAGACAAGAGCTGAGTGGCCACtgcttcttgtgtgtgtgtgggcgggtaGGAGGGGCTTGTTCTCCAGGAGCCACAGGCCCCCTGCCTGTCACAATCTCTGAGTTCCTGACCTGTAACAACAGAAACAAGGCGAGGGCCCCTAACCTCTAAAACTGGCAGGGGAACCGAGGTGGCGGTGGCGGTAGGCAGGGAGGCGAGGACAGAGCCCCGCCCTCAGCAAGTCCAAGTCTGCCCCCTGGGGAATAAGGTGGGACAGTGAAAGATACAGGAGGCAGAAGGTCCCAGCGGCAGCCCGGGTCTGGTTTGGATGAACCGCAAATGGACTGTTTCTGCTTTATAGAGAaacagcccccccgccccccaacccccaacccctaTCACGGGGAACTTAGGCCCAGAGGCACATGCTCATACTTCCCCGGGTCCTGGAAGGCAGTCGACATTCTTACACATCTAGGGGGCCGGTAAAAGGAGAGCGCTCACGGTTAGGCAGGATCCATCTGGGGCGGCTTCCCCAGGAGCAGGTCTAGGAAGAAGGGCAGgacagagatgggcagagaagagaacagagagcccatCTCCTTCACAAGGAGGGCCAGACTGACCAGTGACGACAAGGAGAATATACGTAACAGTTCTTGGCACGTATGAGGTTTTCAAGCCCAACTGGAATATCCAGATTTGACTGGATGACAGCCTGGGCAAAAAGATCCCTGCGGATTTCAGCAGCGGAGGCCCGATCCACCCCTGACTTGGCCCACTACGGCCTGATTCCTATTCCTTGAGCTCCCTCTTAGAACTTATTTCTCTGCCCAGGACCAGAGGAGCTTTCGCACCCCGTGACCTCCAGACAAGGAGCTACCAGATGGATGGGAgcccccctcccatcccttcTTAAAACATCGCTATCCCACCGTTAATCTCAACCCTTACCCTCGAAATAAACCTTAGCTGCCCCACACTCCTGGTCTCTGCTCCTTTCTTACGTCTCCACTGTTGTTCCCCAGGGTGCGGGAGGGGGGTGTCTGGAAGGATCAAAGTGCAGCTCTCAGCTTTGGGAAATGGGCTGGAGGCGGAAGGGAAGGTAAAACGGCAGGAAGTTCTGGGGACAGGTCCTGGTCCTGAGGTCCTGAGTTCTGGCAGAGGCTGGGGGAACAGGGATAGTCAAGAGCATGCCGTATGCgcctggggaggggagctggTTAGTGGCGCCCAAGAGCtagcctttctctccctctgcttccaaaAGCCATTTTCTGGTGTCCCTAAAGACACTCGGCTTCCCTCAAACCTTAGTCACGATGAAATTCTGAAGACTGAGCAGCGGTGGTAGCGGGAACAGGGGCCTAGGTGAGCAGGGGGCCGGGCTCCGTGCTAACCTGCACCCCGCCTTTCCTCTACAGGGCCAAGTCCCGTCCCCCAGCACGCGGGCCCTCCTCTACTTCAGCCGGCTCTGGGAGGTAGGAGACCTCTCACTTTTCAAAGAACTGGGGATCCTGGTCATCTGTCCCTGCCGCCACCTCCCTCCAGCTCCAGCCCGCTGTCACAAAATTCACCCTCTTTTCACTTTTGAGATAGCAATCTCACCCAAATACCAGAAGCGCCAACACCCTCGAACTCCCCTGTGCTTATTTTCATCTAACCCCCGAACCACACCCAGGCTCCAAAACCCATTCCTGCACATCAGCCCCCAACTTCCCACCAAGCTGCAGCACTCCCGGCTGAGGCCCACTcacctcttctcctccctccaggaTTTCAAACACAACACCCCTTTCCTGAACTGGAAAGCAATTATCGAGGTAAGGGTGGCAGAACCTTTGGGGTCGGGTGCTCAGCTCTGGGGACGCGGGATCTAGGCCCTGGGCAGGGATGTGTAGACTCGGTCCCCGTTGTTCACCCTCCCTGCTGACGGAGggtgcctccctcccttcccactctcctccctttctGCAACGCTGAGTGGGGGTGGGTTGGGAGGGAGAAGCCGTGAGTCACTGGAGAAGGAGTAGGGTGGGCGGTCCTCCCGCCGATAAAAGctgaggcccagggctggggcctcCACAGGCCCAGGAACATGAAGCCAGCCACCGTCTCTGCTCTGCTGCTTTTCCTGCTGGGTGTGGCCTGGCTCAGGGGGAGCCACAGCTGGGTGGGTACTGCAGGGTGAGCAGGTGGCGGGGACAcgaggtggggaagaggcaggggccTAGAGCTGGGGTCGACTCTCTTCACTGGAAAGGGGGCTTTAGGGAGGAAAGCTGGAAGAAAACAGGGGGCacagggggagaagggcaggtcATGGTCTAGTGCAAGCAGGTGCAGTGGGTCTGAATATCTGGGAAGGATGGGCAGGACCTCTGGGTCCTGCAGGAGGCCATACCTTGATTCTGTGTGGCCGAGAGCCTTTGGGCACTGAGGCAAAGGTGCACTCACTCATGCATGTGGGCCAGGCAAGTGAGGCTGGGCAGACGGGGCCATGTGAGGGGGGAGGCCAAAGCCCTTCTGCTGTGTACAGCCACGCGCTCAGGGATGGCCAGTGTGCCATGCCATTTGAtggaaatctgaattttattttatttctttttttttttttattttagagagagagagaatgagagcagggcagaggaagagagagagcacaagcagggcagaggggcagagagagagagagagagagagagtcttaagcaggctctatgctcagcacagagcccaacgaggggctcaatcccacaaccctgggatcatgacctgagccacaatcaggggtctgacactcaactgactgagccacccaggcgtcccggaaATCTGATTGCTAGTTGTTtgcaattaatttaatttaaaaatgcagaccAAGCAAAAACTTTCTGGAGGCCTGTGGTCAAGCAGTTTGTGACCTCAATGTTGGGGCTAAGAGTGGGGCTAAAAATCAAGGGAGTCAGGTG from Panthera tigris isolate Pti1 chromosome E2, P.tigris_Pti1_mat1.1, whole genome shotgun sequence includes these protein-coding regions:
- the DMKN gene encoding dermokine isoform X6, whose product is MRLQGSLACLLLALCLGSGGAGPLPKEGEGAGAGVEEAVGHGMGDAIGKGVGDAISQGVEEAAGKGTGEAAGSASRGATSRGAEEAAHVLGNPGGEAGRQAENIIRRGGDAVHSSWQGVPGGNGAWGTHGQPPSGGHGIFGSQGGFGGHSQGNPGGPGTPWGQGYPGGSDGSFGTHSQGGAWGQGANGGSLNLGPNAQGTVVQPGYGSVRGSSNSHTECTNPPPSGSGGSSGNSRGSGGSGGGSGGGSGGGSSSGSGGGSNGGSSGGSGGGSSGGSGGGSSGGNGGSNYGPSWDRPLENSRNFDQSSYSGSQGHTSGSSSGSSGGGSGGGNKPECDNPGNEVRVSGGSGGQGFQGGQGGPGSSGDIREISKEGSHLVGGSQGNYQNFKSKLGFINWDAINKGQVPSPSTRALLYFSRLWEDFKHNTPFLNWKAIIEGADASSLQKRSGGAGQSGMGWQEVAAVTSKHNYNQQAHPTPSGGRYSAKIPSKGVATPSSSASRMQPGLLRWVKFW
- the DMKN gene encoding dermokine isoform X2; amino-acid sequence: MRLQGSLACLLLALCLGSGGAGPLPKEGEGAGAGVEEAVGHGMGDAIGKGVGDAISQGVEEAAGKGTGEAAGSASRGATSRGAEEAAHVLGNPGGEAGRQAENIIRRGGDAVHSSWQGVPGGNGAWGTHGQPPSGGHGIFGSQGGFGGHSQGNPGGPGTPWGQGYPGGSDGSFGTHSQGGAWGQGANGGSLNLGPNAQGTVVQPGYGSVRGSSNSHTECTNPPPSGSGGSSGNSRGSGGSGGGSGGGSGGGSSSGSGGGSNGGSSGGSGGGSSGGSGGGSSGGNGGSNYGPSWDRPLENSRNFDQSSYSGSQGHTSGSSSGSSGGGSGGGNKPECDNPGNEVRVSGGSGGQGFQGGQGGPGSSGDIREISKEGSHLVGGSQGNYQNSQTSPGLFNFDTFWKNFKSKLGFINWDAINKGQVPSPSTRALLYFSRLWEDFKHNTPFLNWKAIIEGADASSLQKRSGGAGQSGMGWQEVAAVTSKHNYNQQAHPTPSGGRYSAKIPSKGVATPSSSASRMQPGLLRWVKFW